CGCCGGACGGCCGCTGCTCGTGGGACCGCCGAATCATGCGGGGATGGAGGTTCCCGGTCTCCGTGACGACCACGTCGCCGGAACGGATGCCTTCGTCCAGGGTGATGAAATCACTGGTGTCCCGGCCCTTGCTGGTGACGACCGGATAGATGGTGAGGTCGCCGTGGGTGATAGGTTCCAGTAGTTTAAGGTCACTGACTAGTTTCGAATCGCTGATGGTCGGATTGCCCGGCGTTCCGGCGGTGGCTGAGGCCCAAAACAGCATGGCTGTAAGGGCCAGGAAAGTTCCCGTAAAGACTAGCTTTTTCATAGAAACACCCTCCAGCTTGCGTATCCCCTTGTGGTGTCAAATTAAGAATGGAAAAAGGCAGCCATCTTGCGAGTAAAATTGAACCTATCGTCACCATGAGCACTGGGCCCAGGCCGGCAGAGACTGCAGAACAATCCACCCGTTATCTCTATGAGAAAAGCGGGGGGCAACGTTACGGTCTGACCCAGGAAGAATTTTGCGTGGTGCTGGAACAAGTGGCGCTGAAGTACATTCCATCCGCGCCGCAGCAGCAGCGGGTGCAGTTCTGGCAGGAACTCAAGCTGGAAGAGCTGGCGCTGGCGCGGGCCTGCGCCGCGGGCCGCGAGCCGGCCTGGGAAGTGTTTCTCACACGCTATCGGGAACGGCTGTACGACATTGCCCGGGGCATCACCAAAGAAGATTCCAGCGCGCGCGAATTGGCGGACTCCATTTACGGCGACCTCTTCGGCACGGCGGAAAAGGCCGGCCGCCGCGTATCCCGCCTGAGCTTTTACATGGGCCGGGGGTCGCTGGAAGGCTGGCTGCGCACCGTGGTGGCGCAGGAGTTCGTGAACCGCTATCGCAAGCAAAAGCGGCTGGTGAGTCTTGAAGAACGGGAGGAAGACGGGGTACAGTTTTCCGCAGCCGCTCCCGATCCCGTGGTTCCGGCGGATGCCCGCCTGGGAGGCGCCGTAGATGACGCCCTGGGCCAGCTTTCCCCGGAGGACCGGCTCGTCCTGGGGGCCTATTACCTGGACAGCCGGACCCTGACCGAGATCGGCCGGCTGATTGGGGTACACGAATCAACCATCAGCCGGCGCCTGGAAAAGCTGCTGAAAGGCCTGCGAAAACAGGTGCTTGCGGGGCTGGTGTCCAGAGGCATGAACCGCAGCCAGGCGGAAGAGGCGCTGGAAGCCGATGTGCGTTATTTACAGGTGGATGTGGGCAAAAAGCTGCAAGAAAACCGGGCGCAAGCGTTCCAAGAAGGTAAAGGTTCAGACTAGCAATGCCTGAGTTGTCCAATTTATTGAAAAACGGGCTGGCCAAGGCCAGTCAAGGGGCCGGCGTCCATCCGGATGCCGACCTGCTCACGGCTTATGCCGAACAGATTTTGACCTCCAGTGAGCGCAGCCAGGTGTTGGAACACCTGGCGGCCTGCCGCCAATGCCGTGACGTTGTTTGGCTGGCGCTGGAGCCCGTAGCGGAAGAAAAGGCGCCAGTATTGGTCGCGATGCCGCGCCGCCGCTGGTTCCTTACCCCGCAATTTGCGCTGGTGGCCGCCGTGGCAGCCATGGCCGTAGGCGTGGGAATCGTCATGCGTTTGCAGCCGTCGCAACCGGCAACGGTGCAAGAAGCCAAGGCGGTCCCTCCCGCGGCGATCAATTCCGGTTCCGCTGACTCATCGCCCGCGCAGCCGGGTTCTACAAGATCTGACTCATCGCAGCCTAGTCCCGCGGAAAGAGACGCCCGCACGAGTTCATCAGCCGCCGTTCCGCCGCCGAAAGGCATGCCAGGCTTCGCTGGAAACACGGCCAACAACCAGAAGGTTGCCGGTGCGCGGAGCTTGCAAGTGGAAGCCCGGAACGCCCCGCTGAAAGATACCGCGGGAAAGGCAGCGGCGTCAGCGACGGGTCCGGCTTCGTCAGCAAACCGGCCTGAGCCCAAGAAGAAAGATGCAGGCTCTGGCGGAGCGCAGCTGGCTTCCGCGGCGCCAGCCCGGCGAGATTACGTGAATCTGCAGATGTTCGCCTCCGATGCTTCGTATCAGGGAGCGTCCGGCGGCGAACTGCCGTCTGCGCCGGCGCCTTCGCCGGCGGCGAGCACCATCACTCAGGCCAGAGCATTGGCCGCCGGGCAACCCACCATTTTCGCGGACATCCCCAACAACGCGGTGAAACAAAGCCAGCGCGGAATGACCCTGTATCAGCCGCCGGCAGCGCACGAGTCTGCGGGACTGCTGGGCAAGATTGCGGACGTGGGCAAACACATGCGGGCGAAGAGACTAGGCCCGGCGATTCCGGCCGAGGCAATCAAGAGTTTTGCCATGGCCTCAGGCGCTCCTCCCACCGATCAGGCAGCAGAAGTTGCAGCGGCCCGAACGCCGGCGAAGCCGGAAAGCATGACGCTCAAAGAGTCATCGGCATTTAGTGCGAGCGGAATGCGCGGACGAAACAACGACCAGTGGAATGGCGGCTTGCGATGGAGCGTTGACCACGGCAAGCTTTATGACGAGGCAAAAGGCCACGCAGAGATGACCAGCGTGAGCGGCATGGAGTTTTCCATGGTCTGGCAGGGCGACGCTGAGGTCTGGGCTGGCGGCAGCCGCGCGACTCTCATCCATTCCAGCGATGGCGGCGCCACGTGGGAAAAGATTGCTCTCGGCGACTCAGCTACCGGCACGGTGGTTGGCATTGAGGTTTCCGGCGCCAACGTTGTGGTGAAGACTTCTTCCAACCAGACATGGACCAGCCACGACGGCGGCAAGAGCTGGGTGCTTCAGTAGCTGTCGCTTCGCTCCAAACCGCCGGCGCGCATGGCTCCTTATTACATCCTTCTGCTCCTCACACAGGCCGCTCGACGCGCGAGCCGGTCTCGCGGCCGATGTATAATTCGCGCTAGATGCTCCTCAAAATAGCCCTCTTAGTGTGGTTCGTGGCGTTCGCCGTGTCCCTGTTCGCCAAGGCGGAAGGCCGCGTGTGGATGATGCGTCTGTTTGCCGGCGGCTTCGGCCTGTTGCTGCTGTGGGCGCTGATTCAGGTGATGCGGCGGGTGATATAGGATGGTGCGCTTCTCACGACATGCCATCCCGAACCCCGTCGGCGAACCTTGGTGAGCCGGAGGAGCGTGAGGGACCTGCTCCGCTGGTTCTGGGTTCCGCAATATCGTTCCTGATTTGATTAGAAAAGATCGTCGCTTCGAATCAGCAGCAGCGGAGCAGGTTCCTCAGCCTCGCATAGAGATTACGTTAGAACACGAAACTTCGCGGCTCGGCTTCGGAATGGCACGTCGTGGATAAGAGACGTTTGATTCGCCCGGGGCGATTTCAGGACTGACGAAGGCTGAGTTACGCGGAAACCAGCGATCCCACCTTCTCGCCCAGCACCACGCGCTTGATATTTCCGTGGACATTCAAATTGAAGACCACAATCGGCAGGCTGTTTTCCTGGCAGAGGGAGATGGCGGTGGCGTCCATGACGCGCAGGCCGCGCTTGAGGACTTCAATATAGCTGATGGTCTCAATCATGGTGGCGGTGGTGACCACCTTGGGGTCGGCATCGTAAATACCGTCAACTTTGGTGGCCTTCATGATCACGTCAGCCTTGATCTCCATGGCGCGGAGGGACGCGGCGGTGTCGGTGGAGAAATAAGGATTGCCGGTGCCGCCGGCGAAGATGACCACGCGGCCTTTTTCCATATGGCGCAAAGCGCGGCGGCGGATAAACGGCTCGGCGATCTGGTGCATCTCCAGCGCGGACATCACGCGGGTATGCACGCCTTGTTTTTCCAGCGCGTCCTGCAGGGCCAGGGAGTTGATGACGGTGGCCAGCATGCCCATGTGGTCGGCGGAGACGCGGTCCATGTCGCGCGCCTGCTCGGCCACGCCGCGGAAGAAATTCCCGCCGCCGACAACCAGCGCGATCTCCACGCCGAGTTCGCGGACCTCTCTGATTTCTCCGGCGATGGCGTGAATGCGCTGGGTCTCAACGCCAAAACCTTTGTCCCCGGCCAGGGCCTCGCCGGAGAGCTTGAGAAGAATGCGCTTAAAAGCCAGCATACTGAGGATAAGTATAGCAGCGGAAAGAAGCAGTCAGCCGTCAGCACTCAGCTTTCAGCCGGGCAGCGATTGTCGAAAAACCCAAGCCCAAAACCTTTGCAACACGGAGGAACGGGGGTAGCGGAGGATTTGAGGCGTGCAATCCTCGCAATACCACTGAATCAATTTCCTCCGCTTACTCCTCTGTCCTCCGTGTCTCAAGGTTCTATTGTCATTGTGAATGCAGCTTCAAGGCTGAGTGCTGAGTGCTTCTTCATTCACACCTTAACGCCACCATGGGATCAACTTTGAGTGCGCGGCGAGCGGGAATCAGGGCGGCGAGGCCGCCGGTGACGGCCAGCAGAACAAGGGCCCCCAGGTAGCTGAGAGGATCAAGGTTGCTTACGCCATAGAGTTCGCTGCGCAGGACCAGCGACAAGCCCGCGGCCAGCAAGGCGCCCAAAGCTGCTGCCAAGCCCAGCGGCCGCATCCAGCCAGCCAGCAAGGCGCCGATGAGGCTGGCCGGCGTTGCGCCCAGGGCCACACGGATGCCGATTTCGCGCGTGCGCTGGATTACGTTGTAAGACACGACACCGTACAATCCGACAACCGCCAGCACCAGGGCCAAAGCGCCCATAAACGAAATGATGCCGGCCATTTTCTGCGTGTCGCCCAGCTTTTCCCGGAAGGCCGCGGTCAAGGGCACAACGTCAGGGCTGAGCAGGGGATCAGCGGAGCGTGCCAGGTCCGCGAGCACGCCCGACATCTGCTCCGGCGGCGACGAAGTTCTCACCACCAGCACGCTGTAACCAAGACTATTGCTGCGCAACGGGAAATACGCTTCAGCGGCATTGCTGTCGCGCAGGGCCAAGGTGCGGGCATTGCGCGCCACGCCGATCACCGGCATCTTTTTCCCGGCGTACTCGCACTCCTGGCGCAAGGGATCCTTGCCTGGCCAGCGCTTTTGCGCGTAAGACTGGCTGACGATGGCCACGTCCTGATCGCTCTCCTGAAAACTGCGGCCGGCCAGCAGCGGGATGGAAAGCGACGCAAAGTAACCGGGAGTTATTTCGTACATATACACGCGGAAGGTGACCGGGCCGCGGACGGTCCCCGAGGTCTGCCGGTTTCCCAGCGGAGGGTTGTTGACCAGCGCGACGGCTTGCACTCCCGGGACCTGGGCCAGACGAGCGCGCATGTCATAGAAATATGCGCCGGCTCTTTCCTGGGTGTACGCGTGGGCGTCAAGGTGCGGGTTAATGGTGAGCGTATGGGTGTAGTCGAATCCTGGATCAACCGTCACGGCGCGATGAAGAGCGCGCAGCAACAGCCCGGCTACAATCAGCAGGACGCAACTGGCGGCAAACTGGGACGTCATGAAGATGGTCCGGACGCGAGAAGGCCGCTGCGAAGAGCGCAGAGCCTGCCGGGCCGAAGGCAAACCAAACAACACGCAGGCGAGAACGCCGACCCCAAGAGCAAACAGGGTGGTGCGCCAGTCGGGCGCCAAGGGTAAGACGCCGGGGCCACCCAGCCAAATCACCAGCGGCCGGGAGACCAGCCAACTCAGGAACAAACCGGCGGCAGCGCCGAGCAGAGCAAGCAAGAGGCTTTCCGTCATTAGCTGGCGGAGTATGCGGCCGCGACCAGCGCCCAAGGACAGGCGGATGAAGATTTCCCGCTCGCGCGCCATGACCCGGCTCAACACCAGGTTGCCCAGGTTGCCGCAAGCCGCAGCCAGCACCAACAGGACCAGGGCCGCGAAGATGCCGAAGATCGGCAGCATGCCGGCGTCGGCAGGATCCAGATGTACGGCATAACCGCCGGGCGCGGCCACAAGGCGTTCACCTTCCTGCAGGTCGCTGGGATGTTGCCGCACCAGTTCCTCGGCGAGAGGCTGCAATGAGGCTTCCGCCGCCTTAAAGCTGATGCCCGGCTTGACCCGGCCCCACATATGAACACCGGAGTTATTCGCGTCAAAGCTGGTGAGCATCTTACTTTCGGGAACGAAATACGGGATCTTATCGAGCAGAAGCCACACTGCGTCCATTTCACCGTGCTCGGGGTCGAGTCCCACGAAATCAAACGACGTGACGCCGATCACCGTGGCCGGATGCTGGTTGAGGCGGATGGTCCTGCCGATGACCGACGGATCGCCGCCGAACTGGCCCTGCCAAAAACGGTAGCCGAGCACAACAACCGGGGGCGCATCCGGCGCCTCATCACTCTTTGGGTCGAAGAGGCGGCCGTAGGAGGCGGCGGCCCCCAATTCAGTGAAGTAATTTCCCGTGACCAACCCGGCATGAATGTTCTGGCTGGTGGTCTGGGCAAAGGTCATGTTGCTGCTGCTCTGGGCCACCATGGCGGAGAGAGCCGTGCTGTGTTCCCCGTAAAAGACCGCCGCCGGATAAGCCACCTCGGTGGACGATCCCTGGAGAAAGCGCGTGGTCAACCGCATGATGGATTGAGGATCGCGCACCGGCAGCGGCTTGAAGAACATCACATCCACGATATTGAAGGCCGTAACGTTCACGCCGATGCCCAGGGCCAGCACGGTGATCGCGGTAAACGCCAGTCCGGGCGACTTGCGCAGCAGGCGGGCGCCGAAACGCAGGTCCTGGAAGAGGCGGTCCAGCCAGCTCCAACCCCAGGCATCGCGGGATTGCTCGGCGAGGAGCGTGGGATTACCGAAGGCGTTGCGGTTTTCCGCACCCAGCATCTCGCGATGGGCGGCAATGTCGTGCTGGAGCTCGCGTTCCAGCTTATTGCGATTGAGCAGGTAATAAATGCGGCGGAAGAATTCGCGCATTGATGTTTCTCCAAGACCTTACTCGGCCCGCAAGGCGATCAGCGGGTTCACGCGCGTCACGCGGCGCGCAGGCAGGTAACTGGCCACCAGAGCCACCGCCAGCAGCACCAGCGCCACGCCAACAAACGTGACCGGGTCGGTGGGCGGCGTGTGGAACAGCAGTGTGCTCATCACGCGCGACGCCAGCAGAGCGCCCACGATGCCCGCACCCAGGCCGAGCAGAATGACGCGCATGCTTTGCTTGACCACCATGGCCAGGACTTCGCCGCGCTGCGCGCCCAGCGCCAGGCGGATGCCGATTTCGCGCGTGCGCTGGCTGACCAGCAGAGCCGTAACGCCGCTCAGACCGGTGGCGGCGATGATCAGCGCCAGGGCGGCGAAGAGCGCCAGCAAAACGCTGGTGAGCCGCGTCGCCGCCAGGCTGTCACCGCGGAGTTCGTCCAGGGTCTTCACGTCACGGATGGGTTGATCAGGGTCCACGGAGAAAACCGCTTGCCGAAGCTGATTGGCGTAATTCATGGGATCGCCGGCGGTCTTGACCAGGATGGTGGAAGCCATGGATTGCTGGGCCAGGGGCAGGTAGGCGGTGTCCACGGGGTCTTTATCGAGACCGTACTGCTTCACGTCACCGACTACGCCCACGATGGTGGTCCACTTTTTGCCGCTGCTATCGCCGGTGATGCGCTTGTTGATGGGATCTTCGCCGGGGAAATAGTGCCGGGCGAAAGAGCGGCTGACGATGGCGACCTCGGCGGACTTCTCAGTATCCTGGTCGGTAAAGTACCGGCCGCTGAGCAGAGGCACGCCCAGCAGCTTGAATGTCGCCGGGGTGGCGATTTCAACGTTGGTTTGCGGCTTGGCTTGCTTGTTGTCCACCGGACGGCCTTCAATCTCAAAGATGATATTGGAAGGGCGTCCGGGCGCGAGCGGAGCGCCGCTGCTGATGGCCGTGGCCAGAATGCCGGGAGACGCATTGAGTTTCTGTGTCAGCTGGGTAAAGAAGCGACGGTAGTCCTGGTCAGTTCCATATTTGCTGAAATTGAGCGAGATATTGGCGGTGAGCACGTGGTCGCCGTTGAATCCGGCGTCAGTCTGCTGCAGCTTGATGAAGCTGCGGATCATCAGACCGGCGCCGATGAGCAGCATGAAGCTGATGGCCACCTGTCCCATGGCCAGCAGGTTGCGCACACGGTTGCCGTCAACGCGCACGGTCGCGGAGTTGCTGCCTTCCTTGAGCGAGTTCACCAGGCTGGCGCGCTGCGAGAACGCAGGCGCGGCGCCAAACACGATCCCCGTCAGGAGCGAGAGGCCCAGGGTAAAGAGCAACACCGTTGTACTGATTCTGACTTCCGCAGCGCGCGTGGTGAAGCGGGCGACAAAGCTGACCAGCAGCGTTAGGCATTGCGATGCAAG
The Terriglobia bacterium genome window above contains:
- the pyrH gene encoding UMP kinase; protein product: MLAFKRILLKLSGEALAGDKGFGVETQRIHAIAGEIREVRELGVEIALVVGGGNFFRGVAEQARDMDRVSADHMGMLATVINSLALQDALEKQGVHTRVMSALEMHQIAEPFIRRRALRHMEKGRVVIFAGGTGNPYFSTDTAASLRAMEIKADVIMKATKVDGIYDADPKVVTTATMIETISYIEVLKRGLRVMDATAISLCQENSLPIVVFNLNVHGNIKRVVLGEKVGSLVSA
- a CDS encoding sigma-70 family RNA polymerase sigma factor; the encoded protein is MEKGSHLASKIEPIVTMSTGPRPAETAEQSTRYLYEKSGGQRYGLTQEEFCVVLEQVALKYIPSAPQQQRVQFWQELKLEELALARACAAGREPAWEVFLTRYRERLYDIARGITKEDSSARELADSIYGDLFGTAEKAGRRVSRLSFYMGRGSLEGWLRTVVAQEFVNRYRKQKRLVSLEEREEDGVQFSAAAPDPVVPADARLGGAVDDALGQLSPEDRLVLGAYYLDSRTLTEIGRLIGVHESTISRRLEKLLKGLRKQVLAGLVSRGMNRSQAEEALEADVRYLQVDVGKKLQENRAQAFQEGKGSD
- a CDS encoding ABC transporter permease; protein product: MLLKPLPYAQGQQLVVLRQVFPKVGANNVGFSVKEIADYRQQSRSLAQLEEYHQMSFILLDGHEPSEVRTGVVSAHFFDLLGIRPFMGRFFADSDDVPGAEAVLVLSNEYWRQHYGGDPNIVGRRFRMNDRVHTVIGVLPPVPQYPRENDVYMTTIACPARSSNDMKTGRSHHMMRVFARLKPGETVQSGITDVSTIAARFPQAFPDSYPKDAGFSASMDSLHAQLTQDVRPKLLILLGASGLVLLIACANVANLALARMMRREQELAVRAALGASRSRLIRQLLTESTLLSLGGGLLGLFLASQCLTLLVSFVARFTTRAAEVRISTTVLLFTLGLSLLTGIVFGAAPAFSQRASLVNSLKEGSNSATVRVDGNRVRNLLAMGQVAISFMLLIGAGLMIRSFIKLQQTDAGFNGDHVLTANISLNFSKYGTDQDYRRFFTQLTQKLNASPGILATAISSGAPLAPGRPSNIIFEIEGRPVDNKQAKPQTNVEIATPATFKLLGVPLLSGRYFTDQDTEKSAEVAIVSRSFARHYFPGEDPINKRITGDSSGKKWTTIVGVVGDVKQYGLDKDPVDTAYLPLAQQSMASTILVKTAGDPMNYANQLRQAVFSVDPDQPIRDVKTLDELRGDSLAATRLTSVLLALFAALALIIAATGLSGVTALLVSQRTREIGIRLALGAQRGEVLAMVVKQSMRVILLGLGAGIVGALLASRVMSTLLFHTPPTDPVTFVGVALVLLAVALVASYLPARRVTRVNPLIALRAE
- a CDS encoding ABC transporter permease yields the protein MREFFRRIYYLLNRNKLERELQHDIAAHREMLGAENRNAFGNPTLLAEQSRDAWGWSWLDRLFQDLRFGARLLRKSPGLAFTAITVLALGIGVNVTAFNIVDVMFFKPLPVRDPQSIMRLTTRFLQGSSTEVAYPAAVFYGEHSTALSAMVAQSSSNMTFAQTTSQNIHAGLVTGNYFTELGAAASYGRLFDPKSDEAPDAPPVVVLGYRFWQGQFGGDPSVIGRTIRLNQHPATVIGVTSFDFVGLDPEHGEMDAVWLLLDKIPYFVPESKMLTSFDANNSGVHMWGRVKPGISFKAAEASLQPLAEELVRQHPSDLQEGERLVAAPGGYAVHLDPADAGMLPIFGIFAALVLLVLAAACGNLGNLVLSRVMAREREIFIRLSLGAGRGRILRQLMTESLLLALLGAAAGLFLSWLVSRPLVIWLGGPGVLPLAPDWRTTLFALGVGVLACVLFGLPSARQALRSSQRPSRVRTIFMTSQFAASCVLLIVAGLLLRALHRAVTVDPGFDYTHTLTINPHLDAHAYTQERAGAYFYDMRARLAQVPGVQAVALVNNPPLGNRQTSGTVRGPVTFRVYMYEITPGYFASLSIPLLAGRSFQESDQDVAIVSQSYAQKRWPGKDPLRQECEYAGKKMPVIGVARNARTLALRDSNAAEAYFPLRSNSLGYSVLVVRTSSPPEQMSGVLADLARSADPLLSPDVVPLTAAFREKLGDTQKMAGIISFMGALALVLAVVGLYGVVSYNVIQRTREIGIRVALGATPASLIGALLAGWMRPLGLAAALGALLAAGLSLVLRSELYGVSNLDPLSYLGALVLLAVTGGLAALIPARRALKVDPMVALRCE
- a CDS encoding zf-HC2 domain-containing protein; its protein translation is MPELSNLLKNGLAKASQGAGVHPDADLLTAYAEQILTSSERSQVLEHLAACRQCRDVVWLALEPVAEEKAPVLVAMPRRRWFLTPQFALVAAVAAMAVGVGIVMRLQPSQPATVQEAKAVPPAAINSGSADSSPAQPGSTRSDSSQPSPAERDARTSSSAAVPPPKGMPGFAGNTANNQKVAGARSLQVEARNAPLKDTAGKAAASATGPASSANRPEPKKKDAGSGGAQLASAAPARRDYVNLQMFASDASYQGASGGELPSAPAPSPAASTITQARALAAGQPTIFADIPNNAVKQSQRGMTLYQPPAAHESAGLLGKIADVGKHMRAKRLGPAIPAEAIKSFAMASGAPPTDQAAEVAAARTPAKPESMTLKESSAFSASGMRGRNNDQWNGGLRWSVDHGKLYDEAKGHAEMTSVSGMEFSMVWQGDAEVWAGGSRATLIHSSDGGATWEKIALGDSATGTVVGIEVSGANVVVKTSSNQTWTSHDGGKSWVLQ